Proteins from one Mesotoga infera genomic window:
- a CDS encoding alpha/beta hydrolase translates to MDNLRMYGDPPYRVVVAHGGPGAAGGVAPLARELGKRWGVLEPYQTKKTVFGQVEELREIVESYCISPVILLGHSWGAWLVFLFAAEHSDLVDRIILISSGPFEQHYASGIMNTRLNRLGAEERARAGKLMSLLNNAELKDRELLSEFRELLAKTDHFDLLEDAERVEVNINAEIYKSVWTEASEMRSSGELLENGKKIRCPVLAVHGDYDPHPAEGVEIPLSRVLENFRFRLLERCGHMPWMERHAREEFYKIVEAELEKR, encoded by the coding sequence ATGGATAATCTGAGAATGTACGGCGACCCTCCATACAGAGTTGTCGTTGCCCATGGAGGACCGGGAGCGGCCGGAGGAGTCGCACCCCTCGCGAGAGAGCTGGGAAAGAGATGGGGAGTTCTGGAGCCTTATCAGACAAAGAAGACGGTATTCGGACAAGTAGAGGAGTTGAGGGAGATTGTCGAGAGTTATTGCATTTCCCCGGTTATTCTTCTGGGACATTCTTGGGGAGCTTGGCTCGTCTTCTTGTTTGCGGCAGAGCATAGCGATCTTGTGGATAGGATAATACTAATAAGCAGCGGTCCTTTCGAGCAGCATTACGCTTCCGGTATTATGAATACTCGCCTGAACCGTCTTGGCGCAGAAGAAAGGGCTCGAGCGGGAAAACTCATGAGCCTCCTGAACAATGCAGAACTGAAAGATAGAGAACTGCTATCTGAGTTCAGAGAACTCCTGGCCAAGACAGACCACTTCGATCTTCTCGAAGATGCCGAAAGAGTCGAAGTCAATATCAATGCAGAGATATACAAGAGCGTATGGACAGAGGCCTCAGAGATGAGAAGCAGCGGAGAGCTTCTCGAGAATGGCAAGAAGATTCGTTGTCCCGTTCTCGCAGTCCATGGCGATTACGACCCCCATCCGGCAGAGGGTGTCGAGATCCCGCTTTCAAGGGTACTTGAGAATTTCAGGTTCAGACTCCTGGAAAGATGCGGCCACATGCCCTGGATGGAAAGACATGCCAGAGAAGAGTTTTACAAGATAGTAGAAGCCGAGCTTGAGAAAAGATAA